ATCCGGGCCCTGTCTAATGTCGGAACAGATCTGAGGTATAGAGGTAAGCCAATAAATAACCGCCTTCTTTTCAGATCTATTTCTTATGTCAGCTTCACTTATACAATTTTAACCAAACTAGAAGTATCGCTTTTCGCTATCACAGTGGAAGTTTTTCATGAGTTCTCCCCCTGATTTGGGACCATTgcctcaaaaaaaatcactacTTGAGACGAAGCTTTTTAAAAATGGAAACCTTTTTTACATTGTTCTTTCccttgattgaaaaaagaaagacgcTAATGGAAGGGCTAAAAGCCAGTTCCATCACCAATACCGCTACTTTTGCAGTAATGTAAAGCATTGCTCAAGTCCTGAAACCAAGTAACATGAAGGAATGAACCCCAATGCAAAAGACATTGAGTTTCCCATTTTTCCCGTTTAGAAAATTAAGACATTGTCTTTCAGTTCCATTATTAATCCATTTACAGCCGAAGGCAAATGATTGTCAAGGGAAAGGAAGGGAAAGATTTGGGAAAGATTTCATATTAACCGGCCCGCAAAAAAACTGCCCATAGATGGGTATTGGTTTTCTTCTAACTGGCGGGTTTAGGTCAACTCTGTTGAGACGAGGCAATCAATCATCATTCAACACTACATGCAGAACGACGTTAGGGTAGCTAGCTCAAAGCGCCCATCCCAGACTGGTTCAATTCCTTATggcacgaacttctagaaatatggactgagaacgagcttcccgcctGATCGGCCTGCATTTGCTCATGGCGAttctgagtcacttttcgaaataaagtAATGAATTAAGAAACGTAGAAATCTGCAACAAAAGGCTAGTCATTTTTATTCTCTCTACTTCCTAAGTGACTTGTTTCAAAGATAAGTcaaaaagcttatgtagctgaccaagagcaggccgaaaattcgaatcttATTTAGTGATTACTTCATAGCTTTGACCGAATCTCATGAGTACCCAAAACacagttttgggctcaaatttggccaagttaaCTCATTCGACAAGATGTTGCGATCCTCTTTTGTGGTAACTTAGTGAAATTGAATGGTTCAGAATTATCATTGATGTAGGTTAAAGAGGAAACATGTTCGCTTTGGACTAAATTTCAAGTGATGAACCTCGTGAAATTGCTGGTCAAGAATGACGATGCTCATCTTCGTATTTATTTTGTTATAACTTTTTGGAAGCAAAGCCAAGTTCAATCTTGCATACCACTTAATTTGATGAACTGCTGTTGTTCGTGAGTATCATTTCTAGTTCGTTGGCTGTGTTAAATTGTGCCAGGCAATGAATTCTGAATATCTATAACCTCTGTTCATCTTGCCTGTTATCTGTGATGTGACCAAATATTCATAAAATTTTCAACAGATTCTCTTTTTGAGTAATACACTGCTTACTCTTTTTGATCCATGAAAAGTGCGTTACTTTTGTTTGTGCGTAATTGAGGTGCAAATGTGATGCTAAATGCttcagaaaaatatttcacaagGATTTTCAATGGGCGACTCCACAAAGTTTCAAGAGGGTATGAAGAAAGCGTTGATCCGCAAGAGTTTATTAACCTTAAGACTCTTGCCCTCATGACGACTCTGCAACATCCTAACCTAGGGTTTAACATTTCACTTGGGAATAATGTGCCTTTTAAAGTTCAAGCAAAGTCTGtcattatttaattttttCGCCTATAACATGAAGGGCACTTTACAGTTAATCAATtaacaaacaaaccatttAAAACAATGTGAAAATTCCGGGGAAACTATAACATAAAGGGCACTTTACAGTTAATCAATtaacaaacaaaccatttAAAGCAATGTGAAAATTCCGGGGAAAGTTGCCAAGTAAAGAAGTGTCAAAATTTAATGTATGGcaatcatttttatttttactatCACAATCCGAGGATCTTCCACTTCATGCACACATTTACACAATTGATTAGGATTGATTTTCCACTTGTGATGCAGGGTTATTATGGCCTTCAGATAACAGCTCATATCGATATGCTCCCTCTGTAAAATCCGTTCTCCCTTCGTCCAATTTCACGTTCTCGCTCTGGTACAGTTGTTCTACATACAATACCTACGTGTGTACGTGTGTATGATGTGTGTTCATGTATCACGTCACCAAAAAAATGCAGCGATCATCAGCCTTTGATATCTAATCGCTACCCGAGTTCAGGTCTACGTTCGAGTTTTCCAATTCACTCCCTCAAATCTTGCATCCAAGACCTGAGAAAACTCGCAAATCGTCCTTCGAACCACAGCCACTGGCCCTAAGGGATCATCATTTGTCTCGTCACTTTGTGACCTTTGCTTGCTCCacccgtttttttttcactcttgAAAGcgagaaaaatgcatttgtctTTCACTGGGCCTGTTGTCCTTCCTCGGCATGAATAGACTTGTTATTTAACGGGAAAGAACTAAAGCTAACAACACCCCATCTATTCGAGATTGGCCATCGTCATTGGTGCTTGGTGAACAAGCCAAAAGCTCTTGCTTCGCAGTATCAAAAGTACTTAACGTAACAATACACGAGAAGGTCAAACTGCGAAAGCGAGAGCGAGGATcagaaagaagaggaatggAAGGCAGGAGGATTAGCAGCACGATCAGCATAAGCTAGAAGAGGGGGAGCGGCACTAGGAGTTACCGAGATAGACGGAGTAGCATGTTCTATGAATGCATATTATCTCTAGCTGGAACGGAGAGTTCATCCATCCAGACTCTGTGTGCTCTTCTCGTGTCAGCTGATTGAAGTCGTCGGCCATTGACAAATGCAGGAAAGGGAGAAGACAAACAACACTTGATGGACCTGAGTCGAGGTGTCCTTGATCCGGAGAATCTTCTGGCCACGAGTTCCCATCCGAGTGTTCCGCCAGTGAGATCGCCAGTGAGATCGCCAGCCCATCGGAGAAACACCAATGGTTCACAGCCTTTGATTGCTCGATTGCTGTTGAGTTACTTCGCGTGTTTCTAAGAATAGTTTGGCTTCCTGGGCAAAATTCTAGAACACGTTCCTGCTTTCTCTTCCACGAATGAGTTTGAGCTTTCTCAAGGTTGACACTCCATCCGCAGTATTCCTCCACTTGTGAGTAGGACTTGTTGGCCTTCGCTTTGATCAAGTGAGTGTGGCATTGAGTTTTTGCTAACAGGAAAAGCCCTTGATCGAATCTGAATAAATTTGCCCCCTTGTCACCAACCATACATGTGATCCATGCCATGTGGTGAACTGCTGTTATTCTAGAGATGTATGTTTTTTGTGCTTTCAGTCTCGCCAACTCGGGCCTTGGACGTTCACGTGCCAAATCAGAACCTGGCCTTTTTTCTGCTCGTGATCATCTTCTGGTAGCCTTTGGTAGCCTTTGGTAGCCTTTGGTTTGTCGCTCAAAAAGTCGCCTCCTACTCAAATCATGGATCCCAGCTTCCAGTTCGAAGACATGATCAGTGCTCTTCTGAATTCGTGTGGTGGCTCCTCGTCGGATGGCTTAGCGTCCTCGTCCGAGAATCATCATGGTACTTCCATGGAGGGCAGCCCTCAACTAGACACCAAAGAGAAAAGTAGTACCCTttacaacaacagcaacaaagATTCTAATGAGCCAACGACGCTTGGTGATATCGTCTCCAACGGTGCCTTGACCCTGGATCTCCCTACCTCAAAACTTGGACCCCAAGTACGGCCCCAAGATATCCGGAATTTGGCGACAACTAATGATAACAATAATGCAACACCAATATGTGAAGAAGCCGTTGGAATCCAATCTTACCTTGTCAGAAACAATGATGATAACGACCCCGCTGATGTTCAAGAAATCGATGCCTCTTTTACTGTCGATATTAGTCAATTTCAATCCAAAGATGACCAACCCAATTCAAGTGCCAACCCGATGACAAAGTCCAAGATGATAGTTCATGGAGAAGAGAACGACGTGAAGGCtatgaagacgacgacgacaacaacgacgatgacgacgacctCAGGTGATACCTCTGATACAAACATTCCCGCCAAAATTCTTGCATCTAAAGAACCGCAATCAATCTGTGATAAATGGGGACTCGAGGACGACTCAAAGTGTGCCACGCCCACCTCTCTCGACTTCAATCGGGCATCCCTCTCGCATTCGCCTTTGTCCTCGGAGTCTCCCGTCTCAAGTCAAGTCTCTCAATTTTCCGGATCTTCCTCTCTCGGCTACGGCAGCAACTCTGGCAGTAGGGATCCCATCCAGTTCATCGACGTGGTAAACAATCGAGATGAACACCCGGGGGGACAGTTCGGTCCCTTCACCTCCCAAGACTCGGGCTTGGGCGGGGGGTCCAGCCCTCATTTGGAGAACAATCATGATGGGCTGAGCCATCAGGGCAACACCATGTTTTGGGACGTCAAATCCAGCACGGATGAGACAGGACTGTTTCCCATGAACGACCTCTCGCCCCAGAGGAAAGGTGTGTCCTTGATGGGTCTGGAGGCTGGCGGAGTCTCGAGCTCAGAGCTCGGCCTCCAAGGATTAACGGGTCTGTTCCTGAATGACGGGGAATCCTTCTCTCAAACTGAAATCAACGCATTCCCCTCGTCCTCGGGTGTCGCCCCCGGCCAGCCTCCCCAAATGTCTCATGCTCTGAAAAACATTCTTCAATTGAGCTTCCTTGAGCACCAGACTCCCACGCCGGACTTGAACGTCCATCAAGTCCTGCCGGAGTCACCCACAGGTATGCTGGAACAAGATCTATACCGTCCTCCATTGTCAACTACCCCCACATTGGCCTTAACTACTCATTTGAGCAATGCCCTATTGGGTCTTGACCACAACCGCCAACCACCACAAATACATCCTCACCTCTCAGCTCGAGATTTGAAACAATCTGCTAATGCAACAACACTCTTTAACGACGGCTGTGCTACCTTTCCCAATTCTTCTACTGCTATGATGACAGGTAGAAGCACTCGGAATGGCTCCTCCTACCCCCACTCACTTCCAAGCCCGCCCCTGGATATctatggaggaggaggaggcatgCCTCCTAACGAAACCCTCATGGAAAACCTGGCTGCCCTGGCTCAATTGAGCGAGATGGAGGATCCCAACTCGGCGTGTTTCCCGTCATCGGGAGACTTTTTGGTCCCCCCTCCGGATATGATGGGCTATAACTTGCCTCAATACCCCCAAAATATGGCATTCCCCGAATCAAACCGGCTCAACTCGAACCCCAACCGAGCTTACGTTGAGCAGCAACTGATGAACCAACGCTCATCATTGAGTCCTCCTCTTCACACGGGAAGATATCCTTCGGCCAAATCCGCTAAAGAATGGAACCTCCATCAtaaccacaaccaccaccaacaacaacaccaacaacatcaTCCACATTCACAACAATCACATCCAAATTCGATTGGCATGGATGGCTCTCGTTCGGGAGGAAGAGGTTGTCCACCCAATCGAGCAAGTAAACCCATGACGGTTCTCGTCAAGTTTGGACAATTGGGTCAAGGACGTGGAATGTTCAACTCCCCTCATGGATTTTGCTTAGGATTGAACCAAGAGATCATCATTGCTGACACCTACAACAATCGCATCCAGgtaaaccatgatttttttgaaagatcatTCAGTGCACAGGCAGGGTTGGTAGGCCCGTACTTTTCATGTTCTTCAATTCGTTGTCGCTTTTCCTCGCATTGTTGTGCGAAACTTGACCCGGAATCTTGTCAAGGGTGGCTAATCCACACCCGGATTCGTAACCTGATATCTTTTGGTtcgttgtttctttttctccttctctcctttCGATGCTTTTCGTGAACTAACCGCCTCTGTTCTTTGGAAATCCCCTTTTACGAGAGTGATAATCGAATAATTAAATTGATGTCATAAGTTATGATGCCACTTCAAACTTGCAGGTCTGCGATAAGCACGGTAACTCTCTCTACTGCTTTGGCGTTCCCGGCAAAGATGAAGGCCAGTTGTGGTGCCCGAGAAAGATTGCAGTCTTCCCAGACTCGGGCAACTTTGTTATCTGTGACCGCGGAGGTCAACGATCTCGAATGCAGATCTTCACCTCCCATGGGCAATTCGTCCGGCAAATCCCTATCCGCTACATCGACATCGTGGCAGGTCTGGCCATCAATCGTCACAACCAGATTGTGGCCGTCGATTCCGTGACCCCGACCGTGTTCATCCTGTCCCAATATGGTGAGTTGATCAAGTACATCGATTGCTCGGCGGACATGGAAGAGCCCAGTGATATTGCAATCCATGGCCGAGAGTACTACATATGTGACTTCAAAGGGCATTCAGTCGTCGTTCTTCATGAGGACGGCACTTTGCTTCGTCGGGTTGGCAACAAGTCCGTGACGCAATTCCCTAATGGAATCGACATTTCTGACGAGGGCGACATTCTGATCGGCGACTCGCATGGAAATCAGTTCCATGTGGCTGTTTACTCGAATGCCGGCCAATTGATCTCCGAGTTCCAATGTCCCACCGTGAAAGTGTCTCGGTGCTGTGGACTGAAGATCACATATGATGGGGCAGTGGTTACCCTAGCCAAGAACAACCATCACGTCCTAGTTCTCGATACGCTTTGCATCTACTAGTCCTTGCGAATCaatcatctttctttttggtgtgtggcttcttctttttcattatttctggCCATCTTCAAATGACCAGGAAGCCTTTCCGTGGAAATCCACTTCCTTTACTTTTATGTAAGATATAAattggtaatttttttttgataatcgAACTTTGGAATCAGTCAATTGTCCATGGGACGAGATTTCATCCCGGTTTTAGCACGGGCCTTTTCAAATTCTCTTCGAACCcatcaatcaatcatcttCCGAAAAGATTTGTTAATTGTCAAAATTCCCCCCGAGTAGACAGAAAAATGACGTCCTTGCGAATATTTCGTCGTTGGCTCGAATTTGTGATTTGCtccttttttcctcccttATGTCCCACTTTTTGTTGATCTAAGTCAAAAACCGAGAATTTTGTGTCATGGAAACGACCAGTAACAAACCCGGCATCAAAAACACCTGACAACTCTTAGCTATTTAAGTATCATACTATGCGCTTACAGTATCACCACGACTCCtatttatatttatatatatacaAACACACCTACACATGCACCCGATTGATTTCTTGTCATTTAGGTTATACACCAAAACTATTGTACCACTCCATATTCtaccattcatttcaaaatcactACCCTAAGCAACAACACAAGTACAGTACATTATCAGCTCTATTATCATCGTCATAATTGTTATTATAGCCAGAACAACAGCTACGACTACTACATTTATGAGCGTTGTTATTGATATGATGTACGAGTCGATCTATTGAGCACTCATGGCATTCAAATTCTTAGAACTATTTATTTGCGCTCTTTCCCCCTTCAAACACGGCTGTTTCACGTCTTCGAGAACTAACAAAATATGTAACTAAAACGCATTCTCTGCTTTTGCTGTGCTGATTGAAACTGAAGTTTTACTCCGACTCTCGTTCGAAAACTCAAATGATCCCCACCCCCTCACACACGCCCACATGTCCTACATGGACGTTTGGTGTAGTTGGTACTGAAAGGAAACGAGGCTCATAACTTTTTGATGAATGGGAAAGAACCCTCTCTCCGTGTACAAATTCATCTTATTGTGGCACTTACTGAACAGATCTTCCTTGGTTTTTGTTATTCCATTCCTGTAAAAGACAGTTATCACAACGAAGCGCTTTTCTCTTCTCAAGTCATCAACATACTGTTGTTCGAAATGGCCATTGAGCTCGCTTTTCGAAAACTCGAGTGGAACATTTACTTTTGTATACTGAATACTGCTGTGGTTTACGTACGTCCCATTGTATATCGTTACGTTATGGTCGAATCAACTTTGTACTGTATCAATGCATACAaccaaaagaagcaacaaatgATGCTGGCCAACAATATCTTGTCGTATTCGAAAATAAACAGTCAATAAAGAAAATTCATTTACCTAgttgattcatttcattcagcCCAGTCAATGATAGGGATCATCATTGGGAAGAGACGGTAGGGGTGGAAAATGTCAACTAAAAGGGTTCAGAATTCCCAGGCCAAAGACTATTTAGTTACAAATACTTcgatcaaattgaataattcatTACACAATCATTACTTGTAGAGGATTGAATGGCATTACTCGTTTAATACTTTTCCTACAATGTAGATGCCCAATGCTCCGTTTTTTGTCTCTAGAACATACTGTTTTGTAGACTTCTTTAACGCTActaggaatggaattcccagcagttcgaGACGAAAAAATTAGTTAACTTAACGCCATATTCATGTTAATACAATTGTAAGTTTTTCCCCCCTCCCTTAAGCCTATACTCTATTTTACACTGATTTTGAGTAGCCTGTACAATTTAGAATAATATGTAatatttaataataataatcttttattgcgactcttggtcataaaggcaataaaatagttgactggaaagtgatatcacaatgagtatgactagaattggttcaatgcacatgaaaaaaagtaagaggtgagttacagatagtacaaagacaggtaggtagaggtaagtgatgaaaa
This Tigriopus californicus strain San Diego chromosome 7, Tcal_SD_v2.1, whole genome shotgun sequence DNA region includes the following protein-coding sequences:
- the LOC131883098 gene encoding uncharacterized protein LOC131883098, which encodes MDPSFQFEDMISALLNSCGGSSSDGLASSSENHHGTSMEGSPQLDTKEKSSTLYNNSNKDSNEPTTLGDIVSNGALTLDLPTSKLGPQVRPQDIRNLATTNDNNNATPICEEAVGIQSYLVRNNDDNDPADVQEIDASFTVDISQFQSKDDQPNSSANPMTKSKMIVHGEENDVKAMKTTTTTTTMTTTSGDTSDTNIPAKILASKEPQSICDKWGLEDDSKCATPTSLDFNRASLSHSPLSSESPVSSQVSQFSGSSSLGYGSNSGSRDPIQFIDVVNNRDEHPGGQFGPFTSQDSGLGGGSSPHLENNHDGLSHQGNTMFWDVKSSTDETGLFPMNDLSPQRKGVSLMGLEAGGVSSSELGLQGLTGLFLNDGESFSQTEINAFPSSSGVAPGQPPQMSHALKNILQLSFLEHQTPTPDLNVHQVLPESPTGMLEQDLYRPPLSTTPTLALTTHLSNALLGLDHNRQPPQIHPHLSARDLKQSANATTLFNDGCATFPNSSTAMMTGRSTRNGSSYPHSLPSPPLDIYGGGGGMPPNETLMENLAALAQLSEMEDPNSACFPSSGDFLVPPPDMMGYNLPQYPQNMAFPESNRLNSNPNRAYVEQQLMNQRSSLSPPLHTGRYPSAKSAKEWNLHHNHNHHQQQHQQHHPHSQQSHPNSIGMDGSRSGGRGCPPNRASKPMTVLVKFGQLGQGRGMFNSPHGFCLGLNQEIIIADTYNNRIQVCDKHGNSLYCFGVPGKDEGQLWCPRKIAVFPDSGNFVICDRGGQRSRMQIFTSHGQFVRQIPIRYIDIVAGLAINRHNQIVAVDSVTPTVFILSQYGELIKYIDCSADMEEPSDIAIHGREYYICDFKGHSVVVLHEDGTLLRRVGNKSVTQFPNGIDISDEGDILIGDSHGNQFHVAVYSNAGQLISEFQCPTVKVSRCCGLKITYDGAVVTLAKNNHHVLVLDTLCIY